The following are encoded in a window of Bacillota bacterium genomic DNA:
- a CDS encoding GTP-binding protein, whose translation MAKKKFERTKPHVNIGTIGHVDHGKTTLTAAITKVLANSGFAEFVPFDQIDKAPEEKARGITINTAHVE comes from the coding sequence ATGGCCAAGAAAAAGTTTGAGCGGACGAAGCCCCACGTGAACATCGGAACCATCGGACACGTGGACCACGGCAAGACGACCCTGACGGCGGCGATCACGAAGGTCCTCGCCAACTCTGGGTTCGCTGAGTTCGTACCGTTCGATCAAATCGACAAGGCTCCCGAAGAGAAGGCCCGGGGGATCACCATCAACACGGCCCACGTCGAG